Below is a genomic region from Helianthus annuus cultivar XRQ/B chromosome 2, HanXRQr2.0-SUNRISE, whole genome shotgun sequence.
GACTCACCCTTACCAGCACATTCCACAGCTCAATAGCTACTCCTTTGGTCGATCCTTTCCTTCCGGTTTATTCCAAGGACTAATTTTAATGCCCAACCATCCAAAGGCACAACCCATACTAACTCCTAACTTTTTGTTAGATTCCAATCTTTATCGGATTAGTTTCCAATTCCTATGGGAATTCTAAATAATGAAACCGACTGCGATGAGTACTAGGGTCACGAAACCATAGGTAAAGACTGTTTCTCCACAAACCTTAACTGAAATTTCGATTAGGAGACACAATCGCAATGTGTATGAGTAAAAAATCTTGTTAATAAAAGGGGTTTGTTCTTCAATGACTAAGCAAGGTAAGCCCAGCTGGTCCCAATAAAAAAAAGCAGTCTTCCTTTATTCCCACGGCGGATTCCCGATAAGTAGTCTCAACTCCACAGGTAACAGTAGCTTCCTGGGCCACTTACCCCAGCTGGCCTAGCTTTATGCCTGACTCTATGGCTTACTTGCTTCCCTTTCCCCTGCGTCGATAGCTGGACTCAACCAATTCAACACAAAACAGACAGAGGAATCTTGGACGTGATATTGTAAGGCGGAGCGAATCCGGAAAGATTGCCTCAGTTCGGATTGTTCTCTGCAACTCGGGAACATGAAGTTGGAATCGCTAGTAATCGTGGATCAGCATGCCGCGGTGAATATGTACCCGGGCCCTGTACACACTGCCCCCGTCACACCCTGGGAATAGGTTTCGCCCGAAGCGTCGGACCAATGATCACCCATGACTTCTGTGTACCACTAGTGCCACAAAGGATTTTGGTGGTCTTATTGGCGCATACCACGGTGGGGTCTTCGACTGGGGTGAAGTCGTAACAAGGTAGCCGTAGGGGAACCTGTGGCTGGATTGAATCCTTCGCGATGGAAATTCCCTTCAAGGTGCTTGCTTCCACTGGTGGCGGGCGGGCGAAGGGCCCAAAGGACACGTAGCCGGGGGCGAGTCAGAAAATCCAAGAATTCCATTTTCCTTCTTGTTCATCAATCGGAAATCAAGACAAACCGGACACTACGGTGAGACGTGAAAACACCCGATCCCATTCCGACCTCGATATGTGGAATCGTCTTGCGCCATATGTACTGAGATTGTTCGAGAGACATGGTCCAAGCTCGGTACGAGGATGACTTGTGCCTAGGGGTGCAATGAATTCTTTCCTTTTTTTCGGTATGCCGCTCCGCGAGCTAGGATAAAATGATCAGATGTCCCTTTCGTTTACAACAACCTTAACCGCACAAGCCTGGGCTGGGCCTACCTCCATCCCTAGAGGAGCCGTATGAGGCGGAAGCTCCACGTACGGTTTTGAAGCCGAGCCTTTCCAGCAATGGGGCCTAGGGACCGATATGATGATTGGTTTAGGTAGGGCGGCCGGCCTACTACGGGCACCTGTAGGGATTAGTGTGTGAGACCTCGATCCACAAACTGACGCATGGGACTCACCCTTTACTTGGGAATAGAGAGGGGAAACATAGCATGTCACAAGAGTGAGGTGAGGTTTGGAACTCTACTGCGAGAGGGACGCCTCGCGAGCCGGGCTTTTAGAGATGAAGCCTTTTGGCGAAGCCAAGTCAATTTCGGGCCACCAAACCCTGCAACTGATGAAAAGGCCCTATGGTATGGAGTAAAGGGAAGCGTGTACGTTGTCACACTCCCTGCCTTCCAAAGGTGCCTAGAGGACGGGCCAGACGCAGCAGAGCGACGACCCGGGAGCGGATTCCCCACCGGCGGGGGGCCGGAGACGGCCATCTCAAGGCACATCACGACCTACAGGCAACACCGGCGAGACCTGGGAAGGCAACCCGATTGGGAGTCAGAGGATCCATAGTACCTGCAGCCTCCCGgacttcatcttcatcatttttGAAAACGGGGGGAAGGGATCTTTTTTCTCCAACGGAAAAAAAACGGAGTAGATTTGACTCGGCACAACCTAATGATACATCGAATACCAATGATCTGTGCTTAGAATGCGTTGCTAGATCTCTACTCTAGAAAGCTATACAGGCAACAACGAGCGCGGGTTGACCCGGGGCTTACCTTTCATTACTTCTTTCACGACGAGAGAACCGCGTCCGCATCAGTCGAAGTGGTGGAAGGCCCCCTGAGTCAAAGGGAGAGCTTCTGCGCCTCTCTCCAAGAGATACGATTCGGTATCTGAATCGGCTGAAGGAGAGTGAGAGTTCGAAGTTGTCGGTAGGTCAATATCCGGGGGTTGCTTTCCCTTAGTAATAGTCAATACGAGGCCCAGAACCCTATACGGGGCAGTGAGAGGAGCTGCTTCTTCTATTTATACTTGCCCATCAGGACCCTTGCTCTATGTTAGCCAGTTTCGACTCTGGACCATACCGCAGCAGCGGTTGCCGCTCGATCGAAATGGGTCTAATCCTGATATGGGTATTGGCGCCTTTGATTAAAGAATGTTCTCCGCCTTTTTCCTCCACCTACCGGGCTAGGTAATTGTTGGAATGTGCTTCATTGGAACGTAGCTAATCGTCCTTGCTTTTAGAGAATTGCTGGCTCTGCCTCGGCCTTTCTGCCTATAGTCTAAGGAACCGGTAGCAAGAGAGCTCTAAGAAGTGGGGGCGACCTCGTAGTTTTATAATGATTCTTTCACTCCTATCCCCTCATAAGAGGAGGATGCCAAGAGTTTCGCTCAACGGCCTAAGGACTACCTGACCTGCTGACCTTCCTGCAATTCAATTCCCTAATGAAATCAACTACCTGTCTAAGTGCACTAGCTGACTTCTCTATTGCATAACATTTCTCACCTGACTTCATGATCACAGCTAAGCTGCCTACTGTGAGGATCTATCAAGCCTTACTTCCTATTCCATCCCAGAAGAGGACGTTGTGAACAAAATGGGATTGATAGCATAGAAGGAACTGCAATTGAATCAAATAAGTTCTTTGCAAGTGAAGAAGAAAGAATAAGTTGTGATAGAATCGTTACAGAATAGGCAGCTATAGAATCAGCTCAGTCCTTTCTTCCTAGATGCTTTTCATAGCTATCCGATGATCCTGTAACTACCGCTGCCGATGCCGAAGTGCTTCCTTCATCGTCTCGAGTAGGGGATTAGGCCCTCGAAGACGCTGGAAATCCCCAGAGTCTGTCTTCGAATCAGGAAGTACCAGCAGATAATGAAGTAGCTATGGTCACTCGAGCAGAATTTATGGCCATGACACATCGAGAGGTTGATAGAGTTCTCTTAAATAGAAACCAGTCCTTGTCAGCTACAGTGGCACCGATGGCCAAACAAGTGGCCAGAGAAGTCATAGTCACCCTTGAGCCCATAGTTGCTAAGCACAATGATACTAACCAAGCCTTGGTTGGCGAGATCCAAAGAGTAGCCTCGAATGCAGGCCAGAGATCTAGAAAGGAATCGAATGACCCTTAGCACTAGGGCACCCCCACAGGACCCTAGGTACCTCTAGCTAATAAATTCCCAAGCCTTAGGGAGAACCCTTTGTTTGAACAAGGGGGGCAGGGAGCGGAATATCATTCCTAACCTAACGGGGGATCTTTTCGTTTTTCGTTTCGCATTTCTCATCAAATAAATAGGGGAATTCTCATTACTGCAACTAGTACCGGGAGAGAGACATATGTGGATTAGTACAATTATTGGCATATTCAGGATTCCAAGAGAGACTGGGTCTGCCGATTGCTCTTGTTAACGACCACAAAGGCATACATAGAAGGCAGATGAGAGAAAGCGCTCGATGAACGATGATTGAAGATTGCAGCATCTTTTTGATAAAGACAGCATTAGACCTGTACATTTTTGAAGCAGAATTCGGTCAGCGCGTCGACCTGGTACAAAAGGGCCATCTTGCTGAATCCGAAAGGTTGACTACGACAAAAACGTAGTGATTCCCCCCTTGAATTTAAGAGATAGGGCAATCGTCCTACGAAATCTATGGTTATGCTTTTCCCATGGCCAGGAGGGTATTGTGCTGACAAAGCCCCAACTTACTGTTGGACGGCTTCCACGTGCTGCATAGAGCACACACAACCCATCACCGTTGGACATCTGCTTCTATCCTGGgcaaaatgaaaaattgaaatgaAAAAGGACTTTCCAGGTGAGCCAGAGTTTGATCAAGTCCAAAGTATAATCCAACTCTGGTGTCATGAAGGACCGCGAGACGCCTTTCTTTGCCCGACATACTCTGCCGTCGATGAAGACGGGGGCTTTGCTGGCTTGCTGGCTAACGAGTTAGTATGCCTGTTGGCTTAAAGCTCTTAGCCTATTTCGAATGCTAGATCGGGTTGGTGTTCGGTTAGCAAAGGGAGAGCGGCTAAGCACCTTGCTCTTAGGACCCTTCAGTCAAGCTTCTCCAGTGAGACCTTTCTTTTAGGCAGGCGATAGCCTGATTCAAAGATTGGTTCAGAATCTTTCTTTATGTAGCTAATTAGGAGTTACCGAAGGTTGTTAAACTAACTCATTAGCTAAGGAATAGAATCAGGCCTCTACCGAGGAGGTTTTGGATATTTTTTTAGATCTCCCCAAAAAGCTAGTCCTCTAAGACAGAGGGGAGATTTCGGAGATTTTAGATCTCTCATAAAAGCTAGTCGACTGAGACAGAGGATCAAAACGGAGATCTTTCAGACAGTTGAAAAACGGTCTCTGAGGCCAAGTTGACTAAGGAAAAACGAAAGTTGATGCCCCAGAAATAAGTCAGCCCTGGCATTTCTTAGTAGTTCCTGTTGCCTATATGAATTTCTATAGTAAGCAGCTACGAACTTCTGTCATGTCAAGCTTCCTGACCTGCTTTGTACCAGCCGGTATTTTGTGTACTTCGGGGCGAGCTCGCTCTAACGTCGTGCCCGGGTCACAACGAATGGAACTTTTATAATGCATGCACAATTGGACAAGCTGCTTACCGTGGCCACCTACCGCCTTCCCTTAAGGCCGTCGTCATGCTAGAACTCTTAAACGCTTGTCAAGGATGGATGTAATTCAGGAAGCGCTTGTAATGTGAGTGAAGCGGATTGAATACACACTTGCCGGGGTGAACTATCGAAAAAGACCCCCAAATCGGCCTTGAAGAAAGGAACCTCACGTCAAATGGGTTTGGCTGATGCACTGCGTCCCAGCGATCGTTGGCTAACACTAGATTCCAGAAATGGCTTTGTTTTGTTATTCTGGTGTTGTCGAGGCAGAAGGCACACTTGGAATGGAACTGATGCTGGAGGTGAATCCGCTAATGTGTCAGGTGAGGTCATACCACCAAAACGGCATACTTTAAACGACAACCGCTGAAACCGCACTAAAGCTTTGAAAGAGACGTTCCCCTCATCCTTAAAGTCAAGACGGTTACCACGTCTTTCATTAAGGGAAGGCGCTGACTAGCCCCGCTCAATAAGGATGTAGGGTCTCTTGAGCGCTTCATTGagcatttttcttttctttgctgATTCCTCTCAATGAAATTTTCCATGTTGCACTAAGTTACTTACGGATGTATGCATGCAGTCCGAGAACACTTTGGGGTAAACACCCATCCAAACAACTCCAACAAGAAAAGGTATAAATATGAAAACTTCTCTACCATTTAGATCGGAAAATTTATGGAGCAAATCCGGTTTTAAATTCCCAGAAACCACACGATTATATAGCCAAAGGGAATACGCCGCGCCTAAAATCATCCCAAGCGCTGCTAATGTGGCTACTAAGCTATTTCTTTGGAAAGCTCCTACTAAGATGAGAAATTCCCCGATAAAGCTGCTAGTACCAGGTAAACTCATATTGGCCAAAGTGAAAAAGAAGAAAACGGTAGAGAAATTCGGCATGGCGCTCACTAAAACTCCGTAATATCTAACAAGTCGAGTCTTATGTCGGTCATATAGAACACCAACACATAGAAAAAGGGCTGAAGAAACCAGTCCATGACTTAACATCAATAGAATGCTACCTCCAATTCCTTGTTTGTTCAGACTAAGCATACCAATAGTCACCAGATTCATATGAGCTACTGAGGAGTAAGCAATGATCTTCTTAAGATCGATCTGTCTTAAAGTGGTCAAGGAAGTATATATTATAGCAATCGCGCTTAAAGTATAAATGAAAGGAGTGAAACAAAGTTTCGCTTCAGGAAACATGGGTATTGAAAATCTTAAAAAGCCGTAGGTTCCCAATTTTAAAAGAATTCCCGCCAAGATGACGGATCCTGCCGTAGGTGCCTCTACATGAGCTTCGAGTAACCAAATATGAACTGGTACCATAGGCACTTTGACGGCGAAAGAGGCGAAAAAAGCAATCCATAGAAAGATTTGGCGCCGCTCACTAAATTCTGTGGTTAATAAAATTTGTAAATCGGTGGTTCCTATTTGGAAAAGAATCAACAGAATAGCTAATAGCATAAAAACAGATCCAAGTAAAGTATAAAGGAAAAGCTGATATGCTGCCTTGATCTTTCTTTGTCTCGAACCCCATACCCCTATAATAATGGTAGAGTAAGGGGTGGCCCCAAAGCGGAATTGACCAGTGGTGATTGGTCGAAGCTCCAGTAGGTAGCCACTCCCTTCTCAGGGAACCGTACGTGAGACTTCCGCATCATACGGCTCCGTCCCGAGCTTCCGTCGTCGGCCTTGTCATTAGACCACTATCTATGCATGTATTTTCAGCCTGGACTCTAGAATCTTTTGCTTCTCGGGTGGTGGCGAACAATGCTGCTTGCGTTGCGGGGGATGCCCGCCCATAGGGCCCGACCTGCTTCCCGCCCGAAAGAACCACTCACTAGCTAGCCGGACTAGTGGGGGCCTATCTGGAGACATACTGAAAACCATGCCTTTCGAACCAAACGCAACGCCCTCTTTCTTTATGTAGCTAATTAGGAGTTACCGAAGGTTGTTAAACTAACTCATTAGCTAAGGAATAGAATCAGGCCTCTACCCAGGAGGTTTTGGATATTTTTTTAGATCTCCCCAAAAAGCTAGTCCTCTGAGACAGAGGGGAGATTTCGGAGATTTTAGATCTCTCATAAAAGCTAGTCGATTGAGACAGAGGATCAAAACGGAGATCTTTCAGACAGTTGAAAAACGGTCTCTGAGGCCAAGTTGACTAAGCAAAAACGAAAATTGATGCCCCAGAAATAAGTCGGCCCTGGCATTTCTTAGTAGTTGCTGTTGCCTATATGAATTTCTATAGTAAGCAGCTACAACCGTCGCTAGGAGTAAGCCTTAGGAGGGAGACTAAAACCCCGATATAGGACAAGTAGTGCTTTAGAGCGGGTGTTTACTTGACTTTACTTTAGAAGGCTTCTACCCGTTCCACTTTCACTCTTAGGAGAATCACTTCGCTACACTCCTTATGGCCCTTCTCTTTAATCAGTGGTTGTAGCAGCTTACTATAGAAATGAACATAGGCTTTAAAGGACTAACAGCAACTACCTAACTCAAAAGAGCAAGTGCCGACTCATCCTACTGGTTAAAGCTCTTGAGGTTAGTGTTCGAGGTTTGATGGCCTTGACTTTCCAGTTGAAAATTGTAAGCGGAAAGAGGCTAATCTTAATTAGGATAGGCCCCGGCTACGTGTCCTTTGGGCCCTTCGCCCGCCCGCCACCAGTGGAAGCAAGCACCTTGAAGGGAATTTCCATCGCGAAAGATTCAATCCAGCCACAGGTTCCCCTACGGCTACCTTGTTACGACTTCACCCCAGTCGAAGACCCCACCGTGGTATGCGCCAATAAGACCACCAAAAGCCTTTGTGGCACTAGTGGTACACAGAAGTCATGGGTGATCATTGGTCCGATGCTTCGGGCGAAACCTATTCCCAGGGTGTGACGGGCGGTGTGTACAAGGCCCGGGTACATATTCACCGCGGCATGCGGATCCGCGATTACTAGCGATTCCAGGAGGAAATGGGATTTGAACCCATGATACAATCTTCTTGTATGTCGATTTAGCAAACCAATGCCTTAAGCCACTCAGCCATACCTTCAAGTTGTTGATCGGAATGGAATTTGATGTGCCGGGTTTGGTTGGTTGCCCGAAGGGCTATCTGATCCGATCAACTGCGTAAGCCGTAGCGCGCTAGCGCGCGTACTATTCCGGGGACTCTATCCAGATCTATGGATCTCCCCAGCATCCAAGCGAGACTCCATCAAAATCTGCCACTCGTTGGGCGACGCCTTCTTTTCTACGAacatgtcacggcccccgacccggtttgacccatttcaggagccgcgggacagaaatccagcggtatttaatttaggcgacagcggaagtctttttaaaacaggatctttcaataatttaaactgcccgttttataactgagggataaaatcccataatttacaaatatatgatttctccgggaaatctttattttcaaaacatgtttcttttatttatttacattgagccacttttctaagctgggagtgcttcacggcacttctctttctttgctcacaacatatcacctgaaacatgtttgaaaaaggttttgtcagcggggaaatactgagtgaatcattcattttactaaaacgacacattagttataattcacagtattaagagcaattacaatgtttctgatatcaaaccaactacccacggtactttgtcactcgacccactgggccacctgtccagtggtgtctgtgattatggtcatatcacccattggctgccccaatgttgaagattatcaagtaatgtatacaaaaccccacataccggctgtaacttggtgattacaaagacttaatccctgtaattataactttgaaaataatttggagttttgtaaaacagttgataaaaagagaatgactcacattgcagatttacgagcagagtataagctttactgattagccttctaacctaatttaaataacaatgcacacacaaacgggattagtaactaattcagcagttacgtcaattcacgagattaaaccctcacaactattatcaagtgcgatacttaacaatccaatggattcacagcgagtgacagagcatagtccgaattcgaacagcactcaaacattcaagtcgaaatcacaatgaataacaaagtataagcttaatttgagcagcactcggacaattgttggatagttataatcgatcggacgttgaatcgtaatagcgatcgagttattaccctgattgcgacagcacctcgtgatcgtgtgtgtttaattgtggtaTTACGgccttaactcgacgtacagacagcaactttacgtcgttttcatttcagtgttcaagtcccaaggtcggctatttatactaatttttgggactcgcttacggaccgtatgcctgatccccttacggtccgtaagctaagcattCTAATtttaggctgcctaggctcgggactaggcttgctgaatcaaaatttcagccaATCAGATGCTAGCAACGTTTAGATTTAGATAATtgtcaactagggtttgccccccttgagttttaggggccctgatcctgattccgattattctgaaaattctagggctaatgcagaattacttgggggtctcaattagggttttcttattgactaattatcatcctaattattgattttagtgacagttgttacatcctccccaccttaagaaaaatctcgtcctcgagatttactgaaatagatgagggtactttcgcttcatttctgattccagttcccaagtgtactctggtcctctcctggattcccatttgactttcactagcactagtcgtttgtgtttgagaaatttaatcttccgatcttctatttgtaggggtttttctacgaatttcagcttttcgtttacctctatatcttgaagaggtactaccagggattcgtctgatagacatttcttgagattggatacatgaaacacatcatgtactccagctaattcttctggtagttgtaaacgataagctactggtcctattcgttggatcactgggaatggtccaacatatctgggactcagttttcctttcttaccaaatcgtactactcctttccaaggagatactttcaaaagtactttgtctccgacttgaaattctaacggcttgcggctattgtctgcatagctcttctgacgatctctagcagtcttcagtctttccttgatttgcgataccttgtcagtagtttcttgcacaatctctggacctgataattgactttctcctatttctacCCAACAAaggggagttctgcacttgcgtccatacagtgcttcgaatggagcagcttcgatgctcgaatgataactattgttataggagaattcaattaatggcaaatggctatcccaattaccaccaaaatctattacacatgctcggagcatgtcttccattgtttgtattgtcctttcactttatccgtccgtttgaggatgatatgcagtacttaaattaagtcgagttcccattgcctcctggaaacttgtccagaaacgggaagtgaaacgactatctctatccgatacaatggagagtgggactccatgtaaggatactacttcatctacatacaacttggctaacctttccatgctaaaagtttccttcattggtagaaaatgagctgatttggttaatcgatccacaattacccaaatagcatcattaccttttctggttttgggtaacttagtaacaaagtccattgttatgagttcccatttccatacaggcatttctaactgttgtagtagccctgaaggtttctgatgttctgccttaaattgtgaacaagtaagacacttggttacatattcagctatgtcctttttcattcctacccgccagaaattatttcttaaatcttggtacatcttattatttcctggatgtacagtataccttgatttatgagattcttctaaaatcttatttcttaattctccttgtttaggtacccaaattcgcttgttgtggaatctccaaattccatcctttccttgttctagttcttttatgtaacctttcattcccTCGGCATCGTTCTTGATTGCCATTTCCTAAattttctttaattgttccattaaatctaattgtagatttaatctaagagcacggacttgtttttgcttttcatgatacttatgacttaaggcgtctgcgactacgttcgcttttccttcgtgatattgaatatcacagtcgtaatcacttaggatttccatccaccttctttgcctcatgtttagctctttttgcccaaatatataccttaaacttttatgatccgtatagatggtaaacttacttccatacagataatgtctccaaatcttaagggcaaaaattatggttcctaactctaggtcatgagttgtataattttcttcgtgctttttcaactgtctagaggcatacgcaattacctttttgcgttgcatcaacacacatccgtatcctaattttgaagcatcacagtagacttcaaagtcttctgttccttcgggtaaagctaaaattggagcatttgtcaattggtgttttagaatcttaaaagcttcttcttgtctaggtccctattcaaacttaacggctttacaggtcagcttagttaaaggtacagctatcctagagaagttcttaataaatcgtctatagtatccagctaagcctagaaaacttctaacttccataactgtttgcggaaccttccaattcgtgattgcttctattttagcaggatctacgtgaattccttcgtgattcaccatatga
It encodes:
- the LOC118489034 gene encoding NADH-ubiquinone oxidoreductase chain 4; amino-acid sequence: MLLAILLILFQIGTTDLQILLTTEFSERRQIFLWIAFFASFAVKVPMVPVHIWLLEAHVEAPTAGSVILAGILLKLGTYGFLRFSIPMFPEAKLCFTPFIYTLSAIAIIYTSLTTLRQIDLKKIIAYSSVAHMNLVTIGMLSLNKQGIGGSILLMLSHGLVSSALFLCVGVLYDRHKTRLVRYYGVLVSAMPNFSTVFFFFTLANMSLPGTSSFIGEFLILVGAFQRNSLVATLAALGMILGAAYSLWLYNRVVSGNLKPDLLHKFSDLNGREVFIFIPFLVGVVWMGVYPKVFSDCMHTSVSNLVQHGKFH